In the genome of uncultured Sphaerochaeta sp., the window CGACCAGACCAGACCTTTGTACTTGTACACATAGTAGCGACTGAAGGTTTTGTGGTATTCGGATGCTTCCATCAAGCCAAGCAACGCAGGGACATATCCCACCTGTGGTATCTGCTCTTTCTCGTTGTCGAGCTGGGGATTCCCCGGCTTCTGGTCAAGAATATCCCTTCGTGTGAAATAACGAATCGAGGGACTGACACTTGCGAGCAGCCAATCGATGGGATCTGCTTTCAGCTGTGTCTTCCAATCCATCAGCGGACCTCCTGATGCAGACGAATCGAAACCAGGGTCTCGACATCTGACAAGATAGAGCCATCCTGCACCTCAATCATCAACCAGCGTCCCATGGGCATCGCACGTGCAGCTGCGTACAAATCAACAACATACGGGCTCAGTTGCCCTTCGGTGATAAGGCGGGAAACAGGAGATTCCTCCTTAGCCCCTAGCACCACCAAGGCTATGAAGAAATCCTGCATCGGATAGAGGGTGCACAAGG includes:
- a CDS encoding DUF3788 domain-containing protein, giving the protein MQWCEAFGEDRKPAWQDIRTFIGKGVVLWDELNAFLSDLSGKEAALSYSSCAAQPGWNVKYRKGGKALCTLYPMQDFFIALVVLGAKEESPVSRLITEGQLSPYVVDLYAAARAMPMGRWLMIEVQDGSILSDVETLVSIRLHQEVR